The DNA window TCACGCGGATCGCGGCCAGCTTCATCACCCGGCCGCTGGACCTGATCGGGCACAGCATGGGTGCCACCGTGGCCCTGCGCCTGGCGGTCGCCGCGCCCGAGGCCGTGCGCAGCCTGACCCTGATCGAACCGGTGCTGTTCGCCGCCGCCCCCGATCCGGACGAACAGGCGCGCGACCGGCAGATGCAGCGATTGTTGTCCGAGGGACGCCGGGAAGAGGCGGCACGCGGCTTTGTCGCCGTCTGGGGCGCGCAGGATTTCGACGATCTGCCGGCGCGGATGCAGCAGCAGATGATCGACCGCATCCATCTGGTCGCCGCCGCCGGACCGACCCTGTCCCAGGATCGCGCCGACATCCTGCGCAAGGGCGGGCTGGAATCGATCCACGCGCCGGTCATGCTGATCTCGGGCCAGCAATCGCCGCCGGTGATCCACCGCATCGCCGGGGCGCTGGCCGAAAGATTGCCCGATGTGGGCCGCGCCACGGTGCCCGGCGCGGGCCACATGCTGCCGATCACCCATCCCGAACAGGTGGCGGGCCTGATCGCGGTCAATCTGGACCGCGCCTGAGGGAAAGCGCGTCAGACGTCGAAATCGTCCTCGTGCCGGACTGCGCCGATGGCCAGCCATTCGGCCCGGATCCGCGCGACCCGCGTATCGCCCCAGGTGCGGAACACGATCTCGAACCCGTCTTCGGTGATCCGGTCGAACGAGATGTCGGCGCGCTGATTGCTGTCGCCGCCGATGTCCCACATGCCGATCGAGACATGCACGACCGGCGCGGCAATGAAGGGCGCGGCGAAATCGACCCGGCGGCGTTCGACCCTGGGGCCTTCGCCGGTCCACATCTCGCCATCGGTTTCAAACGCCGAAAACATCATCGTGGCCCCGCGCGCCACGCCGACGGCGCTGTGACTGAAACGCTGCATCCGACCCTCCTGCGGGGCGACCTTACTATGCGGAATCCGCAACGCAAAAGCCCCGGCATCGCTGCCGGGACCTGCACTTTCAGTCACATCCGGACCGTCCGGTTCACTCGGGCACGGTGGCCTGATTGGGGTCCAGCCCGATATGGGTGCCAAGCGCCTCCATATCGGCCAGCAGCTTGACGGCGGCGGTCACGAATTCCTCGCCCGCCGATTGCTGACCGGCCTTTTCCTGCGCGGCCTTCTTCTTGCGATGCGCCTCGGTCATCATTTCGTTGAAGATCTCTTGCGTGATCTCTTCGCGGGGATGGCCGCGTTCGGCCAGAAGGCTGACGGAGTCGCCGTTGATCTCGGCAAAACCGCCGGTCACGGCGAAATCGGACTGCGCGCCGCCCTCGGCCACGACCGAGACAAGCCCCGGACGCAGCGTGACGATGGTCGGCGCGTGACCCGGCATCGCGGTCATGTCGCCGTCGGTGCCCGGCAGGCGCACCTCGCGCACCGGAACCGACACGAGGCTGCGTTCCGGCGAGACAAGGTCGAACTGCATGGTATCGGCCATTTCGCCCCCTTATGCGGCTTCGGCCGCAAGACGTTCGGCTTTCGCCTTCACATCGTCGATGTCGCCGACCATGTAGAAGGCGCCTTCGGGCAGGTGGTCGAATTCGCCGGCGACCACGGCCTTGAAGGACGAGATCGTCTTTTCCAGCGGCACCTGGACACCGTCGGACCCGGTGAACACCTTGGCCACGTCGAAAGGCTGCGACAGGAAACGCTGCAGCTTGCGCGCGCGTGCCACGGTCAGCTTGTCCTCTTCCGACAGCTCGTCCATGCCCAGAATGGCGATGATGTCCTGCAGCGACTTATAGCGTTGCAGGATGCCCTGAACGTCGCGGGCGACCTGGTAATGTTCCTCGCCCACGATGGAGGGGTCAAGGATCCGGCTGTTGGAATCCAGCGGGTCCACGGCCGGATAGATGCCCAGTTCCGAAATCGCACGCGACAGAACGGTCGTGGCGTCAAGGTGGGCAAAGGTCGTGGCGGGCGCCGGGTCGGTCAGGTCGTCGGCCGGAACATAGACGGCCTGAATCGAGGTGATCGAGCCGTTCTTGGTCGAGGTAATGCGTTCCTGCATCGCGCCCATGTCGGTGGCCAGCGTCGGCTGATACCCCACGGCCGACGGAATACGGCCAAGCAGCGCCGACACTTCCGAACCTGCCTGCGTGAAGCGGAAGATGTTGTCCACAAAGAACAGCACGTCGGTCCCGGTGGAATCGCGGAACTGTTCGGCCAGCGTCAGCCCGGTCAGCGCCACGCGCATCCGCGCCCCCGGAGGCTCGTTCATCTGGCCATAGACCAGGGCCACCTGCGATTCGGACAGGTTGTCGGGCTTGATGACGCCCGATTCCACCATCTCGTGATAAAGGTCGTTGCCCTCGCGCGTGCGTTCCCCGACGCCCGCGAACACGGAATAGCCGGAATGCACCTTGGCGATGTTGTTGATCAGTTCCATGATCAGAACCGTCTTGCCCACGCCGGCGCCGCCGAACAGGCCGATCTTGCCGCCCTTGGAGTAGGGGGCCAGCAGGTCGATGACCTTGATGCCGGTCACGAGGATTTCGGAACTGGTCGCCTGCGCGGCGAAATCCGGCGCCGGCTGGTGGATCGAGCGGCTTTCCGAGGTGTTGATCGGCTCGCCCTCGTCCACCGGCTCGCCGACGACGTTGATGATGCGGCCAAGCGTCGCGTCGCCGACCGGCACGGTGATCGGGCCGCCGGTGTCGCTGACCGGCTCGCCCCGGACCAGACCTTCGGTCGCATCCATGGCGATGGTGCGAACGGTGTTCTCGCCCAGGTGCTGGGCCACTTCCAGCACCAGCTTCTTGCCGTTATTGTCGGTTTCCAGCGCGTTCAGGATCGCCGGCAGGTGTTCTTCGAACTGCACGTCTACGACGGCGCCGATCACCTGTGTGATTTTGCCAGTGGCCTCTGCCATGATGTCACCTCTGCGTTACGGTCAAAGCGCCTCGGCGCCCGAAATGATTTCGATGAGTTCCTTGGTGATCGCCGCCTGACGGGACCGGTTGTATTCGGTTGTCAGCCTGTCGATCATGTCGCCGGCGTTGCGCGTGGCGTTGTCCATGGCCGTCATCCGCGCCCCCTGTTCGGAGGCCGCGTTTTCCAGAAGCGCCGCGAAGATCTGCGTCGCGACCGAGCGTGGCAGCAATTCGGCCAGAATCGCGTCCTCGCCCGGCTCGTATTCGTGGATCGACGAGACGCCGGCGGCGTCTTCGCCTTCGGGAATCTCGGCCGGAATGACCTGACGCGCGGTCGGGATCTGGCTGATCACCGATTCGAACCGGTTGTAGAAGATCGTGGCGACGTCGAAATTGCCCGCTTCGAACCGGTCAAGCACGTCGTCGGCGATCTCGCGCGCGTTCTCGTATCCGACACGCTTGACGTTCGACAGATCGACATGGTTCACGAACAGCTTGCCGTATTCGCGTTTCAGCTGTTCGCGCCCCTTCTTGCCGACGGTCAGGATGGTCGCCTCCTTGCCGTTCGCGCGCAGCCGATCGGCATGCTGGCGCGCCAGCTTGACGATCGAGCTGTTGAAGCCGCCGGCCAGACCGCGTTCCGAGGTCATCACCACCAGCAGATGTTTCTGGTCCGAACCGGTCCCGGCCAGCAGCCGCGGCGCGGTGTCCGAGCCGGCCGAATTGGCCGTCAGCCCGGCCATCACCGCAGCCATGCGGTCGGCATAGGGGCGCGCGGCCTCTGCGGCCTCCTGCGCACGGCGCAGTTTTGCCGCGGCGACCATCTGCATCGCCTTGGTGATCTTGCGCGTGTTCTTGACGCTTTCGATCCGGTTCTTGAGATCCTTGAGGCTGGGCATCTATTCCACCTCTCAGGCGCGAGTCTTGTTGTATTCGTCCAGCGCCGCCTTGATCGCGTCTTCCAGATCACCGGCGACCTTGCGGTCGTTACGGGTGATGTCGTCCAGCAGGGCCGATTTCTGGTTGCGCAGATATTGCAGCAGACCCTGTTCCCAGGCCACGACCTCGCGCACCGGAACCTGGTCGATATAGCCCTTGGTGCCGGCATAGATAACGATCACGATCTCGGCGTTGGTCAGCGGCGAATACTGCGGCTGCTTCATCAGTTCGGTCAGGCGCGCGCCGCGGTTCAGCAGGCGCTGCGTCGCGGCGTCCAGATCCGAGCCGAACTGCGCAAACGCCGCCATCTCGCGATACTGCGCCAGTTCCAGCTTGACCGGACCCGCGACCGATTTCATCGCCTTGGTCTGGGCGGCCGAGCCGACGCGGCTGACCGACAGGCCGGTGTTCACCGCCGGGCGGATGCCCTGGAAGAACAGTTCGGTTTCCAGGAAGATCTGGCCGTCGGTGATCGAAATCACGTTGGTCGGAATATAGGCCGACACGTCACCCGCCTGCGTCTCGATGATCGGCAGCGCGGTCAGAGAGCCGCCGCCATTGGCTTCGTTCAGCTTGGCCGAACGCTCCAGCAGGCGCGAATGCAGATAGAACACGTCGCCCGGATAGGCTTCGCGGCCGGGCGGACGGCGCAGCAGCAGCGACATCTGGCGATAAGCCACGGCCTGCTTGGACAGATCGTCATAGATGATCAGCGCGTCCATGCCGTTGTCGCGGAAATATTCGCCGATGGCGGTGGCCGAATAAGGCGCCAGGAACTGCATCGGCGCGGGGTCCGACGCGGTCGCGGCGACGACGGTCGTATAGGCCATGGCGCCGGTTTCTTCCAGCTTCTTCACAAGCTGGGCGACGGTCGAACGCTTCTGCCCGACGGCGACATAGACGCAGTGCAGCGTCTTCATGCCGTCGTCTTCGCGGCCGTTATAGTTCAGCTGGTTCAGGATCGTGTCCAGCGCAATGGCGGTCTTGCCGGTCTGGCGGTCGCCGATGATCAGTTCGCGCTGGCCGCGGCCGACGGGAATCATCGCGTCGATGGCCTTCATGCCGGTCGCCATCGGCTCGTGCACCGATTTGCGCGGCATGATGCCCGGCGCCTTCACGTCGGCGACGCGACGCTCGGTGGCTTCGATCGGACCCTTGCCGTCGATCGGGTTGCCCAGACCGTCCACGACGCGGCCCAGCAGGGCCTTGCCCACCGGCACGTCCACGATGGAACGGGTCCGCTTGACGGTGTCGCCTTCCTTGATCTCGCGGTCGTCGCCGAAGATCACGACGCCGACGTTGTCGGTTTCAAGGTTCAGCACCATGCCCCGGACGCCGCCGGGAAATTCGACCATCTCGCCGGCCTGCACCTTGTCGAGACCATAGATCCGCGCGATGCCGTCGCCCACGGACAGCACCTGGCCAACCTCGGCCACCTCGGCCTCCTGACCGAAATTCTTGATCTGATCCTTGAGGATGGCCGAAATTTCGGCTGCCTGGATTCCCATTATCCGACCTCTTTCATAGTATTCTGGAGGGAGGCGAGCTTCGAGCGGACCGAAGAGTCGATCATCTGCGAGCCCATCTTTACAATCATGCCGCCGATGAGACCTTCATCGACGCGGGTGTTCAATTTGATCTTCTTGCCTGATTTCTCGGCCAGAGTCTCGCGCAGGCGGGCCTGCTGTTCGTCCGACAGGGCGATGGCGCTGGTCACATCGGCGGTCATCTCGCCGCGTTCCACCGCGATCAGCGCCCGCAACTGACGCACCAGCTGCGGCAGCACGAACAGGCGGCGGTTCTGCGCCATCAGTTTCAGCGTGTTCGCCAGCGTCTGCGACAGTCCCATCTTCCCGGCCAGCGCGGAAATGGCGCGCAATTGCTGATCGCGGGTATAGATCGGGGACGAGATCAGGTCGCGCAGATCCTCGCTGTCGTCCAGCGCCGCGTTCAGGTCGTCGGTCTGCCGGGACAGGTCGTCCAGCCCCCCATCTTCCTTGACGATGTCGAAGACAGCCTGCGCATAGCGTCCGGCGATGCTCTGGGACATGGAAACAGAGTTGGCCACGGTCATCCTTTACGTTTGCGCAAGCCCCGTCGGCGGGCCGGGCATCCGTCCGGTCTGTCGCGGGGTGCGGGTCGCGGTCGCACGGCGTCTGGAGGGCCGTCCGGAAATCTGCGGCGTCTCTAGCAGGTGATTTCGCGGGCGGCAACAGGCAAGCACACGGAAATGAGAGGATTTGCCCCGACCGACTCTTTCGTGATCGCAGCCGCGTACAAGGGCGTCTGCGCGGTCGCGTTGCGTCATCGCCGGGCGTTCAGGGCGATGCCGCCGCCCCCGGTCGGACCGGACGCGGCGGCAGGTCGGCGCGGGTATCGGGTGTCAGAACCCGTGCGACAACTCGGCGCGGGACAATTCGCGACTCAGCGGCCCGCGGGCAAGACCGCGCAGCCTGTCCGCCGCCGATTGCGGACGTTCCACGGCTGCGGCATCGCGTTCCCCGTGCAGCATCGCCGGCGCGACCTCGCGATCGGCGTCGGCCAGCCAGTCGGGCGGCGCCACCAGACGCGGCCGGCTGACCAGCGTGTCAAGCCGGGCCACATCGCGCGGCCAGACCGCCTGCCGCGAACGCTCGGGGTCCTGCGCGGCCCCTGCCCCGTCAAGAAGCTGCCGCGCCCCGCGTTGCGACAGCGCATAGCCCGACGACAGGCCCGCGCCCGCCGCCAGCGGACGCAGCCTGACCCCCGGCGAGGCATCGCAGCCGCCCCACCGCCAGACCCGCGCCCGGTCATAGCAGAACTGCGTCAGATCCGCGTGCAGATAGCCGCCGGATTGCAGAAAACGCACGAAGCCCGGCATCAGCCGGGCTCCGTCCTCGATGATGATCGCGCCGGGCAGGTCGTCGTCCAGAACCCGCCGCCAGGCACGCCGGTGCAGTTCCGACCGCCAGCCGACCGGCGACGCGCCCCGAACCGTTTCCAGAACCTCGAACCGCAACCGCCGGAATCGCAGCGTTTCGGTCAACCCGCCTTCGCGACGCTGAAGCCCCGCACCACAAAGAACCAGGATCGGCCAGCCTTCCAACGCCGGGGATACGCAAACAGCACACATGACATCACACCATTCAAAACTTGCCACAGTCACAGCATAGGCGAATTCCTGCCCATGCGACACCTCACCTTATGGACAGGTCTTTCGCGGCCTCGCGGCGCGCGGTCGGCGCCCGTCCGGGGCGCGGCAGGCCCACACCCTCAAGGATCTCCAGCGGGCTGGGCACCTGCACCTTGATCCCGCGCCCTGCCGGGGTGCGCGTCTGCTTGCTCAACTCGACCAGCACCACACCCGCGATCAGCATCCGGCTGATCCGCGCGCCGGTGCGTTCCCACATCTGCGCGCTGCCCAGCCAGAAGCGCCGGTCCGAGGGCGGAATATAGACCGCCGATCCGTGCCACTCGGTCGCGAATCCGGCCTCGCGCATCTGATGTTCCAGTTGCCCGGCCGTATAGCTGCGCCCCAGCCCGAACGGCGTGCGGTCGGACGCGGCCCACAACCCGGCGCGGTTCGGCACCATCGCGATCATCCGACCCCCCGGCCCCAGCACCCGCCACGCCTCGGCCAGCAGCGCGGCCGGGTGGTCGCTGGTCTCAAGCCCGTGCAGCATCACCAGCCGGTCGAGACTGCCCGTGTCCAGCGGCCAGGCAGTTTCGTCGCACAGCACGCTGCGGTTGGGCTGGCCGATGGGCCACGGCATCACCCCCTGCGGCCCCGGCATCAGCGCAAAGATGCGCCGCGCGCTGGACAGATACGGGCGCAGCATCGGCGCGGCAAAGCCGTAGCCGGCGACATTCATCCCCTGCATCCGTTCGGCCGGCCAGCGCGTCACCAGCCGGTCGCGCAGGATCCGCTGCACGACGCGGCCCAGGGAACGCTGATAATAGAACCGTCGCAGATCGTCGATGTCGTGATGCATTGCGCCCCGGCCCGGCTTTTGTCACCCTGACCACACCACAGAGGGAAGGATTTGCCAATGCCGCTGGAACTGGTGACGCTGCGCTGTCTGAAGGACAACTATGCCTATCTGCTGCATGGCGAGGGCGGCACCGCGCTGATCGACGCCCCCGAGGCGATGCCGATCCTGACCGAGCTTGAGGCGCGCGGATGGACCCTGGACGCGATCCTGCTGACCCATCATCACGGCGACCATATCGACGGCGTGGCGGAAATCGTCAAGGCCACCGGCGCGCAGGTGATCGGCAACGGAAACGATGCCGAACGCCTGCCGCCGCTGGACGTGGCCGCGACGCCCGGCCAGCGGCTGACGGTGCTGGGCGAGCCGGTGGACGTGATCGACGTGTCGGGTCACACGGTAGGCCATGTCGCCTTCCATTTTCCGCAATCGGGCTGCGCCTTTACCGCCGACAGCCTGATGGCGATCGGCTGCGGACGCCTGTTCGAGGGCGATGCCCCGATGATGTGGGACAGCCTGACCCGGCTGAACGCCCTGCCCGGCGAGACGCAGATCTGTTCCGGCCACGATTATTGCGCGGCAAACGGCGCCTTTGCCCTGTCGGTCGATCCCGACAACGCGGCTCTGCGCGACCGTCTTGAGGCGGTGGCCGATTCCCATCGCCCCTGCTCGCCCGCCACGCTGGAGGAAGAGCGTGCGACGAACCCCTTCCTGCGGGTCAACGAGTTGCGCGACGCCCTGGGGATGCAGGGCGCGCCGGATGTCGAGGTGTTCGCAAGGCTGCGCAAGATGAAGGATGAATTCTGATGGAACGCGCGCGACACCGGCACCGGTTTGCATCGCCCGGCCGCTTGAAATCCGCCTCGCGCGACATCACATCTGCCTCAATCGTGGGAAAAACGTGCCGGATTGGCGAAATAGCACTTGATGCGGGACGCAATCCACCAAATCTTAACTGCATCGTGACAGTCTGGGCAGGTGGGCCGCTAGATATGCCCATACCGCCAGCCGACTGACAGGAGACGACCGTGCCAAGTTTCTCGACCTCTCTGGAACAGGCCATTCACCAGGCGCTTGCGCTGGCGAACGAACATCGACACGAGCTTGCGACGCTGGAACATCTGTTGCTGGCGCTGACCGAGGAACCGGATGCGGTTCGCGTGATGCGCGCCTGCAATGTCGATCTGGACGAATTGCGCAAGCTGCTGGTCGAATTCATCGAAGACGATCTTTCGACGCTGATCACCGATGTCGAAGGGTCCGAGGCGGTGCCGACCGCCGCCTTTCAGCGCGTGATCCAGCGC is part of the Paracoccus stylophorae genome and encodes:
- a CDS encoding class I SAM-dependent methyltransferase, translating into MHHDIDDLRRFYYQRSLGRVVQRILRDRLVTRWPAERMQGMNVAGYGFAAPMLRPYLSSARRIFALMPGPQGVMPWPIGQPNRSVLCDETAWPLDTGSLDRLVMLHGLETSDHPAALLAEAWRVLGPGGRMIAMVPNRAGLWAASDRTPFGLGRSYTAGQLEHQMREAGFATEWHGSAVYIPPSDRRFWLGSAQMWERTGARISRMLIAGVVLVELSKQTRTPAGRGIKVQVPSPLEILEGVGLPRPGRAPTARREAAKDLSIR
- the gloB gene encoding hydroxyacylglutathione hydrolase, which translates into the protein MPLELVTLRCLKDNYAYLLHGEGGTALIDAPEAMPILTELEARGWTLDAILLTHHHGDHIDGVAEIVKATGAQVIGNGNDAERLPPLDVAATPGQRLTVLGEPVDVIDVSGHTVGHVAFHFPQSGCAFTADSLMAIGCGRLFEGDAPMMWDSLTRLNALPGETQICSGHDYCAANGAFALSVDPDNAALRDRLEAVADSHRPCSPATLEEERATNPFLRVNELRDALGMQGAPDVEVFARLRKMKDEF
- a CDS encoding alpha/beta fold hydrolase, producing the protein MTGIFRRHWPGQSDRPALALHCMLASGSYWGGIAGHLGGRVDLSGFDMPGHGRSDDWTPGPDDPDYHTAVTRIAASFITRPLDLIGHSMGATVALRLAVAAPEAVRSLTLIEPVLFAAAPDPDEQARDRQMQRLLSEGRREEAARGFVAVWGAQDFDDLPARMQQQMIDRIHLVAAAGPTLSQDRADILRKGGLESIHAPVMLISGQQSPPVIHRIAGALAERLPDVGRATVPGAGHMLPITHPEQVAGLIAVNLDRA
- the atpA gene encoding F0F1 ATP synthase subunit alpha, producing MGIQAAEISAILKDQIKNFGQEAEVAEVGQVLSVGDGIARIYGLDKVQAGEMVEFPGGVRGMVLNLETDNVGVVIFGDDREIKEGDTVKRTRSIVDVPVGKALLGRVVDGLGNPIDGKGPIEATERRVADVKAPGIMPRKSVHEPMATGMKAIDAMIPVGRGQRELIIGDRQTGKTAIALDTILNQLNYNGREDDGMKTLHCVYVAVGQKRSTVAQLVKKLEETGAMAYTTVVAATASDPAPMQFLAPYSATAIGEYFRDNGMDALIIYDDLSKQAVAYRQMSLLLRRPPGREAYPGDVFYLHSRLLERSAKLNEANGGGSLTALPIIETQAGDVSAYIPTNVISITDGQIFLETELFFQGIRPAVNTGLSVSRVGSAAQTKAMKSVAGPVKLELAQYREMAAFAQFGSDLDAATQRLLNRGARLTELMKQPQYSPLTNAEIVIVIYAGTKGYIDQVPVREVVAWEQGLLQYLRNQKSALLDDITRNDRKVAGDLEDAIKAALDEYNKTRA
- a CDS encoding F0F1 ATP synthase subunit epsilon, whose protein sequence is MADTMQFDLVSPERSLVSVPVREVRLPGTDGDMTAMPGHAPTIVTLRPGLVSVVAEGGAQSDFAVTGGFAEINGDSVSLLAERGHPREEITQEIFNEMMTEAHRKKKAAQEKAGQQSAGEEFVTAAVKLLADMEALGTHIGLDPNQATVPE
- a CDS encoding F0F1 ATP synthase subunit delta; protein product: MTVANSVSMSQSIAGRYAQAVFDIVKEDGGLDDLSRQTDDLNAALDDSEDLRDLISSPIYTRDQQLRAISALAGKMGLSQTLANTLKLMAQNRRLFVLPQLVRQLRALIAVERGEMTADVTSAIALSDEQQARLRETLAEKSGKKIKLNTRVDEGLIGGMIVKMGSQMIDSSVRSKLASLQNTMKEVG
- the atpD gene encoding F0F1 ATP synthase subunit beta; amino-acid sequence: MAEATGKITQVIGAVVDVQFEEHLPAILNALETDNNGKKLVLEVAQHLGENTVRTIAMDATEGLVRGEPVSDTGGPITVPVGDATLGRIINVVGEPVDEGEPINTSESRSIHQPAPDFAAQATSSEILVTGIKVIDLLAPYSKGGKIGLFGGAGVGKTVLIMELINNIAKVHSGYSVFAGVGERTREGNDLYHEMVESGVIKPDNLSESQVALVYGQMNEPPGARMRVALTGLTLAEQFRDSTGTDVLFFVDNIFRFTQAGSEVSALLGRIPSAVGYQPTLATDMGAMQERITSTKNGSITSIQAVYVPADDLTDPAPATTFAHLDATTVLSRAISELGIYPAVDPLDSNSRILDPSIVGEEHYQVARDVQGILQRYKSLQDIIAILGMDELSEEDKLTVARARKLQRFLSQPFDVAKVFTGSDGVQVPLEKTISSFKAVVAGEFDHLPEGAFYMVGDIDDVKAKAERLAAEAA
- a CDS encoding F0F1 ATP synthase subunit gamma; protein product: MPSLKDLKNRIESVKNTRKITKAMQMVAAAKLRRAQEAAEAARPYADRMAAVMAGLTANSAGSDTAPRLLAGTGSDQKHLLVVMTSERGLAGGFNSSIVKLARQHADRLRANGKEATILTVGKKGREQLKREYGKLFVNHVDLSNVKRVGYENAREIADDVLDRFEAGNFDVATIFYNRFESVISQIPTARQVIPAEIPEGEDAAGVSSIHEYEPGEDAILAELLPRSVATQIFAALLENAASEQGARMTAMDNATRNAGDMIDRLTTEYNRSRQAAITKELIEIISGAEAL
- a CDS encoding H-type lectin domain-containing protein, which encodes MQRFSHSAVGVARGATMMFSAFETDGEMWTGEGPRVERRRVDFAAPFIAAPVVHVSIGMWDIGGDSNQRADISFDRITEDGFEIVFRTWGDTRVARIRAEWLAIGAVRHEDDFDV